In Candidatus Chlorohelix allophototropha, the following are encoded in one genomic region:
- a CDS encoding MMPL family transporter — protein MRVFGRIAVKFRYLVVLIWVGVTIVCVTFLPSLSSVLNSDNSAFLPSDSPSLHALQLDNPFQATGGATTLVVASRNDTQLSADDQTAFTTVLNSIKGVAHIKNVRDQGISSDGKAHKALLEFDIGTGSPDAENIINTIRAKFTSQNLPTGLSFNLTGQLASTVDNNKASADAQRLTQTLSNLAILIMLVLVYRAILAPILTLLAPVLVLILSGPVIAGLVTTGIIQASSVTQAILTILVLGAGTDYGLFLTLRMHEELRRGLTPHEAVIEAVDKVGESISFSAGTVIGAMLCLLLASFGIYRGLGPSLAIAIALMLLAALTFLPALLAIFGKWLFWPAKLKVGVVEKPGAWGQIAVKVVEHPIITLVLGIVAFGGLSIAVFGYSPAGFGGSNTGPSGYDSANGTAAIAAHYPPAVVNPTTVLLKFSDPVWSDLSKVQQAEQSLEKTPVFRSVSGPLNPNGTAITTAQLQSLYSQLGSPSTLAATPPASSQISAQTYNAYRAIAQFISPDGKTVAFYTTLSAGDPTSTPALNAVPSIRKSVSDIAGQVGAVDNGVNGMAAVGYDVSTASDNDLFRIVPIVMLLIALLLALVMRSLVAPIYLVLSVALSFGASFGIAVLIFMTFGGQSGLNFVLPFLMFVFLMALGEDYNILVMSRIREEAQKFSLHTAITDALNATGTTVTSAGLILAATFAVSGIFGATDQIRQLGTGIAIGVILDTFLVRTLLVPSVVALVGRWNWWPSALYRKQEVVERAMDLQAR, from the coding sequence ATGAGAGTTTTTGGCAGGATTGCAGTAAAATTCCGCTACTTGGTGGTGTTAATCTGGGTAGGTGTAACAATTGTATGTGTGACGTTTTTGCCCTCACTCAGCAGCGTTCTTAACAGCGATAACAGCGCATTTTTACCATCAGACTCGCCGAGTTTACACGCTTTGCAACTGGATAACCCCTTCCAAGCTACCGGAGGTGCAACCACTTTAGTAGTGGCTTCTCGTAATGACACTCAACTAAGCGCCGACGACCAAACGGCTTTCACCACCGTACTCAATTCCATAAAAGGTGTGGCGCATATTAAGAACGTGCGCGATCAAGGCATTTCCAGTGACGGAAAAGCACATAAAGCCTTGCTTGAATTTGATATTGGTACGGGCAGTCCTGATGCGGAAAATATAATAAATACTATCCGCGCCAAGTTTACATCACAAAATCTACCAACCGGATTAAGCTTCAATCTGACCGGGCAATTAGCTTCAACAGTGGATAACAACAAGGCATCAGCCGATGCTCAACGTCTTACCCAGACCCTTTCAAATTTGGCTATTCTAATCATGTTAGTTCTGGTGTATCGGGCTATACTAGCGCCGATACTTACCCTCCTAGCGCCTGTTTTGGTTTTGATTTTGTCGGGACCGGTAATTGCCGGGCTGGTGACAACCGGAATCATTCAGGCTTCCAGCGTGACACAAGCCATCCTGACAATTCTGGTTTTAGGCGCAGGTACAGATTATGGCCTGTTTCTAACTCTCAGAATGCACGAGGAATTGCGCAGAGGGTTAACACCACACGAGGCAGTAATCGAGGCAGTTGACAAAGTAGGCGAATCAATCAGCTTTTCCGCCGGTACTGTTATTGGGGCGATGTTATGTCTTTTGCTGGCTTCCTTTGGTATTTATCGCGGTTTAGGCCCAAGTCTCGCTATCGCGATTGCTCTTATGCTTCTGGCAGCTTTAACCTTCCTACCGGCACTGTTGGCAATATTTGGCAAATGGCTTTTCTGGCCCGCCAAACTAAAAGTTGGTGTGGTAGAAAAACCGGGCGCATGGGGACAGATAGCGGTTAAAGTAGTTGAACATCCGATAATAACGCTGGTATTAGGAATTGTTGCCTTCGGAGGACTCTCCATCGCCGTATTTGGCTATAGCCCGGCAGGCTTTGGCGGTTCTAACACCGGACCTAGCGGCTATGACTCGGCTAACGGTACCGCAGCTATTGCGGCACACTATCCGCCAGCCGTGGTCAATCCAACAACAGTGTTACTTAAATTCTCTGACCCTGTTTGGAGTGATTTAAGCAAGGTACAACAGGCTGAACAAAGTTTAGAAAAAACACCCGTGTTCCGTTCGGTCAGCGGACCCCTTAACCCTAACGGTACTGCCATAACTACGGCTCAGCTACAATCGCTTTACAGTCAGTTAGGTTCACCTAGCACTTTAGCCGCTACCCCTCCGGCTTCCTCTCAAATCTCGGCTCAGACCTATAATGCTTATCGGGCAATTGCTCAGTTTATCAGCCCGGATGGGAAAACTGTGGCTTTTTACACAACCCTTTCTGCAGGAGACCCTACCAGTACTCCCGCTTTAAATGCTGTTCCGTCAATCCGTAAAAGTGTAAGCGATATTGCCGGACAAGTGGGAGCGGTGGATAACGGAGTAAACGGTATGGCTGCTGTCGGTTACGATGTTAGCACTGCTTCTGATAATGATTTATTTCGAATAGTACCGATTGTTATGCTACTCATTGCACTATTATTGGCGCTGGTTATGCGGAGTTTGGTAGCGCCAATATATCTGGTTCTGAGTGTAGCATTATCTTTTGGAGCTTCCTTCGGCATTGCGGTACTGATATTTATGACCTTTGGAGGACAATCAGGCTTAAACTTTGTCTTACCATTCCTGATGTTTGTTTTCTTGATGGCGCTAGGAGAGGATTACAATATTCTGGTGATGAGCCGGATTAGGGAGGAAGCTCAGAAATTTTCTTTGCACACCGCTATTACCGATGCTTTGAATGCTACCGGTACAACTGTAACCTCTGCCGGATTAATTCTGGCGGCAACTTTTGCAGTGTCGGGTATCTTCGGCGCAACCGACCAGATTCGCCAACTTGGTACAGGTATCGCCATCGGAGTAATTCTCGATACATTCTTGGTGAGAACCCTTTTAGTGCCATCCGTAGTGGCGCTGGTGGGGCGTTGGAACTGGTGGCCCTCTGCTTTATATCGTAAACAAGAAGTGGTTGAAAGGGCAATGGATTTACAAGCAAGATAA
- a CDS encoding glycosyltransferase family 39 protein: MNTISNLVRGYNGKKLKINFRFSRFKLIWNLEHLALSLILLLSTYLGFWNLSINGFSNQYYAAAVRSMAQSWHNFFYVSFDPGGFVTVDKPPVALWIQTAFVKVFGYSGVTLLLPEALAGVGGVFLLYLMVKRSFGSLAGLLSALFLTVTPIWVVMNRHNNPESILVFTLILAAWAMLRAAEKGQLRWLLLGAILVGLAFNVKMLEAYVVLPAFFLMYFLTARVGWKKRLLHLTLAGLVILTVSFSWALAVDLTPAAQRPYVDNSTTNSELDLILNYNGLGRVDGNMPHNPGGGTAGPGGTGGGAPSGFVGQYGVARMLTPELAGEYNWFFPLALPGLLLVAPYILFTMSKGEARSRRLQSILLWGGWWLIYGLVFSFSKGINHSYYLNIMAPAQAALAGIALVILWQGYRLGGWRAWFLPEGLFATAVYQTYILAGYPGWNKWVSPVLLVAGICTLIAFGVGRFNKTDRFGGYLSRGVIGVMVAILLATPLSWSFQTVFSALSGSLVSAIPEGAGSGSSNNGGISQAWLEFIGTNIGGQLYLLLALGVVFMIIFGLSGLFSRRSISRLLNPAVMTGLLLAVFLLVSAGWWIYSAQAQTTTAINRPVNNPGGDPQGGSGQNDQRLLQYLVNNRDGYYYLVAFDNSNQAAPFITQTGLPVMSLGGFLGNDRIVTTPEQVAQLVASHKVRFFQSDGGQDNVVNQYLQQHCQVVSRDAYMGSSSSTANQPGNSSANKNNQNGLRPGGDTELYQCGEYH, translated from the coding sequence ATGAATACAATCTCAAACCTTGTTAGAGGGTATAACGGTAAAAAACTAAAGATAAATTTTAGATTTTCCAGATTTAAATTGATTTGGAATCTGGAGCACCTGGCTTTGAGCCTTATTCTTTTGCTGTCTACCTACCTGGGTTTCTGGAACCTGAGCATTAACGGTTTTTCTAACCAGTATTATGCCGCTGCCGTTAGAAGTATGGCGCAGAGCTGGCACAACTTTTTTTACGTTTCATTTGACCCGGGTGGGTTTGTGACGGTTGATAAACCCCCGGTAGCTTTATGGATCCAGACCGCTTTTGTGAAAGTATTCGGTTACAGCGGAGTCACTTTATTGTTACCCGAAGCCCTGGCAGGGGTAGGCGGCGTTTTTCTGTTGTACCTAATGGTAAAGCGCTCATTCGGGTCGCTGGCCGGTTTGCTCTCCGCACTGTTTTTGACCGTCACACCAATCTGGGTGGTAATGAACCGGCATAACAACCCTGAGAGCATCCTGGTATTTACCCTGATACTGGCGGCCTGGGCGATGCTGCGGGCGGCAGAAAAAGGCCAGTTGCGCTGGCTTTTGCTGGGAGCCATTCTGGTTGGGTTGGCCTTTAACGTAAAAATGCTGGAGGCCTATGTCGTGTTGCCGGCTTTTTTCCTGATGTATTTTTTAACAGCCCGGGTAGGCTGGAAAAAACGCCTCCTGCACCTGACCCTGGCCGGATTAGTTATCCTGACAGTTTCCTTTTCCTGGGCGCTGGCGGTAGACCTAACCCCTGCCGCCCAAAGGCCTTATGTGGATAACAGTACCACCAACTCAGAACTGGATTTGATCCTGAACTACAACGGTCTGGGAAGGGTTGATGGAAATATGCCCCATAACCCCGGGGGCGGAACTGCCGGGCCGGGCGGAACTGGGGGTGGCGCACCCAGCGGCTTTGTTGGTCAATACGGCGTTGCCCGGATGCTCACTCCCGAACTTGCCGGTGAATACAACTGGTTCTTCCCGCTGGCATTACCGGGCCTGTTATTGGTTGCCCCTTATATTCTTTTTACTATGTCAAAAGGGGAAGCACGGTCACGCCGTTTGCAGTCTATCCTGCTCTGGGGCGGTTGGTGGCTGATCTATGGCCTTGTTTTTAGTTTTTCGAAAGGTATCAACCATAGCTACTACCTGAATATTATGGCTCCGGCCCAGGCAGCCCTGGCCGGTATAGCACTGGTGATATTGTGGCAGGGCTACCGCCTGGGCGGTTGGCGGGCCTGGTTCTTACCTGAGGGTCTGTTCGCAACCGCAGTTTACCAGACTTACATCCTGGCCGGCTATCCCGGTTGGAACAAATGGGTAAGTCCGGTGCTGCTGGTAGCAGGGATCTGTACTTTAATCGCCTTTGGGGTTGGCCGGTTCAATAAAACTGACCGTTTCGGGGGCTACCTTTCCCGGGGCGTAATCGGGGTAATGGTGGCGATCCTGCTGGCAACCCCGCTCTCCTGGTCATTTCAGACAGTTTTTTCCGCTCTTTCCGGTTCACTCGTTTCGGCTATTCCAGAAGGGGCCGGGTCGGGTTCCTCAAACAACGGTGGTATTTCCCAGGCCTGGCTGGAATTTATTGGGACCAATATAGGCGGGCAGTTATATCTGCTCCTAGCGCTGGGAGTTGTCTTTATGATTATATTCGGCCTGAGCGGTCTTTTCAGCCGCCGTTCAATAAGCAGGTTATTAAACCCGGCGGTTATGACCGGGTTGCTGCTGGCAGTCTTCCTGTTGGTTAGCGCCGGATGGTGGATATATTCAGCCCAGGCCCAGACTACCACTGCAATTAACCGGCCGGTCAATAATCCCGGGGGAGACCCCCAAGGCGGTAGCGGGCAAAACGATCAAAGGTTGCTTCAGTATCTAGTGAATAACCGGGATGGCTATTACTACCTGGTAGCGTTCGACAATTCCAACCAGGCTGCCCCGTTTATTACTCAAACCGGTTTGCCGGTTATGTCACTGGGTGGTTTTCTGGGCAATGACAGGATCGTAACCACCCCCGAGCAGGTTGCCCAACTGGTCGCCAGCCATAAGGTTCGCTTCTTCCAGTCTGATGGTGGCCAGGATAACGTGGTCAATCAGTACCTGCAGCAGCATTGTCAGGTTGTGAGTAGGGATGCCTATATGGGGTCATCCAGCAGTACTGCAAACCAACCCGGTAATAGCTCTGCAAATAAGAACAATCAAAATGGTCTCAGACCGGGAGGAGACACGGAGTTATATCAATGTGGTGAATACCACTAA
- a CDS encoding YbhB/YbcL family Raf kinase inhibitor-like protein, whose translation MRKVKTILLISSLIIILSACGTDNNTITSSMPNVITTPSAATPQLTSSFVLQSSEVVEGGLLPKDYTCDGTSATLPLSWSGAPAGTQEFALIMHHVAGPDDIHWYWVLYNIPLTVTSLPRNVTGIGTLGNNSVNGKTEYTPPCSKGSGPKVYTYTIYALSSPPRLSVPPAQVNRDTLLVAIKDITLASATLNASYSRQEKERG comes from the coding sequence ATGCGAAAGGTCAAGACAATTCTTTTAATAAGTTCTTTAATAATTATATTGAGTGCGTGTGGCACGGACAACAATACTATTACAAGCAGCATGCCCAACGTAATAACCACCCCATCTGCGGCGACTCCACAATTAACCTCATCTTTTGTCCTGCAAAGTAGCGAGGTTGTGGAAGGCGGACTATTGCCGAAAGATTATACCTGCGATGGGACAAGCGCCACCCTACCGCTTTCCTGGAGTGGTGCTCCGGCTGGCACGCAGGAGTTTGCCTTGATTATGCACCATGTTGCCGGACCGGACGATATTCACTGGTACTGGGTACTGTATAATATTCCGCTCACTGTTACCAGTTTGCCGCGTAATGTTACAGGTATTGGAACGCTTGGAAATAACAGTGTCAACGGTAAAACCGAATATACACCCCCATGCTCCAAAGGCTCAGGGCCAAAAGTTTATACCTATACGATTTATGCCCTCTCGTCACCACCCAGGCTGAGTGTGCCACCCGCTCAGGTCAACAGGGATACCTTGCTGGTGGCCATAAAGGACATCACTCTGGCCAGCGCTACTTTAAACGCCAGTTATTCCCGGCAAGAAAAAGAGAGAGGATAG
- a CDS encoding DUF1634 domain-containing protein, with product MKTDSGEKRAEIPPPKGNLFSAALSVVLRAGVILSAIVISLGLCLFLVTGKSGYAYDDLNPNDGGRYMTLENTSAEYFPSTPQKIWEGVLTLKPFAIITLGLIFLILTPVVNVALAALMFIRSRDLAFSLISLFVLFVLVFSFFLGKAGG from the coding sequence ATGAAAACCGATTCGGGCGAAAAAAGGGCTGAAATCCCACCCCCCAAAGGAAACCTTTTCAGCGCAGCCCTTAGTGTGGTGCTACGGGCAGGCGTAATTTTGAGTGCAATCGTGATTAGTTTGGGGCTGTGCCTATTCCTCGTTACTGGCAAAAGCGGTTATGCTTACGATGACCTAAATCCCAATGATGGCGGGCGCTATATGACTCTGGAGAATACCAGCGCAGAATATTTTCCAAGCACGCCGCAGAAAATCTGGGAGGGTGTCTTGACCCTTAAACCTTTTGCCATAATAACGCTCGGTCTCATTTTTCTGATTTTAACCCCGGTGGTTAATGTAGCGTTGGCTGCCTTAATGTTTATTCGGAGTCGTGATCTTGCTTTCAGCTTGATTAGCCTGTTCGTGCTTTTCGTGTTGGTTTTTAGCTTCTTTTTGGGCAAAGCTGGAGGGTGA
- a CDS encoding sulfite exporter TauE/SafE family protein — protein MVITLLTLFAVALAAGAFGAMAGLGGGVIIVPILTIFFGINVHYAIGASVVSVIATSSGAAATYIKANISNVKVGLFLEMATTVGALTGAYIGVYLAGSYLFFVFGLVLGLSALMMWRKRNQELPANVQPDLWSRKLKLGSHYYDRVLKREVQYEVQGTKPALGMMYIAGIVSGLLGIGSGALKVPAMDLAMKLPIKVSTATSNFMIGVTAATSAGVYLTRGYINPFLAAPVALGVLLGATLGTRLLLVLKDTHIRWLFIAILAVLTVQMLLKAFGI, from the coding sequence CTGGTAATAACTCTGTTGACCCTATTTGCGGTAGCGCTGGCGGCAGGTGCTTTCGGGGCTATGGCGGGGTTAGGCGGCGGCGTAATCATTGTACCGATACTGACCATTTTCTTCGGTATCAACGTCCACTATGCCATCGGCGCAAGTGTGGTATCGGTTATTGCCACCTCCAGCGGGGCGGCGGCTACCTATATTAAAGCCAATATTTCAAATGTTAAGGTGGGTCTATTCCTCGAAATGGCTACCACGGTGGGCGCACTTACCGGGGCTTACATCGGTGTTTATCTTGCCGGTTCGTATCTCTTTTTCGTTTTCGGGCTGGTGTTAGGGCTATCCGCTCTAATGATGTGGCGAAAGCGCAATCAGGAACTTCCGGCGAATGTGCAACCCGACCTTTGGAGTCGCAAGCTAAAGTTGGGAAGCCATTATTATGATAGGGTATTGAAGCGGGAAGTTCAGTATGAGGTGCAAGGCACGAAACCAGCCTTGGGGATGATGTACATAGCCGGAATTGTATCGGGCTTGCTCGGAATCGGCAGTGGCGCTTTGAAGGTACCGGCGATGGATCTCGCCATGAAATTGCCCATCAAGGTTAGCACTGCCACCTCAAATTTCATGATCGGCGTTACAGCCGCCACCAGTGCAGGGGTATATCTCACCAGAGGTTATATCAATCCCTTTCTTGCCGCTCCGGTAGCATTGGGCGTACTGCTCGGTGCAACACTTGGCACTCGCCTACTGCTGGTACTGAAAGACACGCATATCCGCTGGCTGTTCATTGCCATTCTGGCAGTTTTAACGGTGCAAATGCTATTAAAGGCGTTTGGGATTTAA
- the lgt gene encoding prolipoprotein diacylglyceryl transferase, translating to MTTENKALSRLKNLAFPEIILKWYAILGIYATVLFIFLFLRLQGGNEPNLLQLGPLRFRWYGILIACGVALATLVTSYLAERRGEDANHAWRVLPVVLVSSLVGARLWFVVFTWETYSQHPDRIIAIWEGGIAIQGGVLGGLAGGLIYARLASVKAWRWADFIAPGLVLAQAIGRWGNFMNNEAYGSPINLPWGIKIPCQYRTDGHPGTVDTRCGVTGNPGVDSTFHPTFLYESLWDYGCFLILLFLSLNPRPTWFERKLGWWRRDGDLFLIYWIIYSIGRFFTESLRTDSLTFGGFRTAQVTAIAAILVCSALLFWQHRHDRKEKTGIVA from the coding sequence ATGACAACTGAAAATAAAGCGTTATCTCGACTGAAAAACCTTGCCTTCCCTGAAATAATACTCAAGTGGTATGCAATTCTGGGAATTTACGCTACTGTGTTGTTTATATTTTTGTTCCTACGGTTGCAGGGTGGAAACGAACCGAATCTATTGCAACTAGGACCCTTGCGCTTCCGTTGGTATGGGATACTAATAGCTTGTGGAGTGGCTTTGGCTACGCTAGTAACTTCCTATCTCGCCGAGCGACGCGGGGAGGATGCCAACCATGCTTGGAGAGTGCTTCCGGTGGTGCTGGTTTCTAGTTTGGTAGGCGCAAGGTTGTGGTTTGTAGTTTTTACATGGGAAACCTATTCTCAGCACCCTGATAGAATTATTGCCATCTGGGAAGGTGGCATTGCCATTCAGGGCGGCGTTTTAGGTGGGTTAGCGGGAGGGCTGATTTATGCTCGCTTGGCAAGTGTAAAGGCTTGGCGGTGGGCTGATTTTATCGCTCCGGGATTGGTGCTGGCTCAAGCAATCGGACGGTGGGGTAACTTTATGAATAATGAAGCCTATGGAAGCCCTATCAATTTGCCGTGGGGAATAAAAATACCTTGCCAGTATCGTACCGATGGACATCCCGGCACGGTGGATACCCGTTGCGGAGTGACTGGAAACCCCGGAGTTGACAGCACTTTCCATCCCACTTTTCTATATGAATCGCTTTGGGATTACGGCTGTTTCCTTATATTGCTTTTCCTATCTCTTAATCCCCGCCCTACTTGGTTTGAGCGAAAACTAGGATGGTGGCGGCGCGATGGCGATCTCTTTCTCATATATTGGATTATCTATTCTATCGGACGCTTTTTTACCGAAAGTTTGCGCACTGACAGTCTGACCTTTGGGGGCTTTCGTACTGCTCAGGTAACGGCAATAGCGGCTATCTTGGTTTGCTCGGCATTGTTGTTCTGGCAGCACCGGCACGATCGGAAAGAAAAAACCGGTATTGTCGCTTGA
- a CDS encoding GntR family transcriptional regulator, with translation MVEIDSQNEALDRNSSIPLHRQLWQIFKDKIDQEEWRLGEVIPKELDLMEEYGVSRYTIRQTLDDLVQAGFLIRTKKRGTLVRRPKVEQDLSRFYSFARDMSEQGLEPTSIILNLEEIIPDEITAAILKLESGNRVYHLRRLRLVAGEPLVLESSYLAFGSSINLSAYDWRIQPLYEILENHYGLKIERAEEYLEPENLDPETAALLGVEANTPAFRVERLTYNSEGRIFERRISLIRGDRYRFHINLPKVELVTGN, from the coding sequence ATGGTTGAAATAGACTCACAAAATGAGGCGCTTGATCGGAATAGCTCCATTCCTTTGCATCGCCAACTCTGGCAGATTTTCAAAGATAAAATTGACCAGGAGGAGTGGCGTTTGGGGGAAGTAATCCCCAAGGAATTGGATTTGATGGAAGAATACGGGGTTAGCCGCTACACCATTAGACAAACTCTAGATGATTTGGTGCAAGCTGGATTTCTGATTCGTACTAAGAAGCGAGGAACTTTGGTTCGCCGCCCAAAAGTGGAACAAGATCTCTCCCGTTTTTATAGCTTTGCCCGCGATATGTCCGAACAAGGGTTGGAGCCTACCAGCATTATTTTAAATCTGGAAGAAATCATCCCTGACGAAATTACAGCCGCAATCCTCAAACTAGAGTCAGGCAATCGCGTATACCATTTGCGCCGACTGCGCTTGGTGGCAGGCGAACCGCTTGTGTTAGAAAGCAGCTATTTAGCCTTTGGCAGCAGTATAAATCTCAGTGCCTACGATTGGCGAATACAACCCCTTTATGAAATTCTAGAAAACCATTATGGACTTAAGATTGAGAGGGCGGAAGAGTATCTTGAACCGGAAAACCTAGATCCGGAAACCGCCGCCTTGCTTGGAGTTGAAGCAAATACCCCGGCTTTCAGAGTAGAGCGCCTGACTTATAATAGTGAGGGGCGTATATTTGAACGACGCATTAGTTTGATAAGGGGCGACCGTTACCGTTTTCACATCAATTTACCGAAAGTAGAGTTAGTGACAGGAAATTAG
- a CDS encoding YgaP family membrane protein, which yields MAFASFMASTAGRAVRIIAGLALVALGIFLIGSTVGWIIAVVGLLPIAAGVFDFCLFAPLFGAPFMGKQVRSR from the coding sequence ATGGCATTCGCTTCATTTATGGCTAGTACAGCAGGACGTGCGGTTCGGATTATCGCGGGTTTGGCGTTGGTTGCGTTAGGAATCTTTTTGATTGGCAGCACTGTCGGTTGGATTATCGCGGTGGTTGGCTTGCTTCCCATTGCTGCCGGGGTCTTTGATTTTTGCCTATTCGCGCCACTATTCGGAGCACCTTTTATGGGTAAACAGGTACGTAGTCGTTAG
- a CDS encoding ferritin-like domain-containing protein, whose amino-acid sequence MKAKWFMGLGLIVALLVGLFAAVVPSDAQAYGSGGRGNGTGTTTPGAQNGGGYGMQPGTGMGMNQGMGQMRGAGGARNGMGQQGTGAYATVLSEQSVNALNQAIQEEYLARATYQAILAKFGQVLPFSNIVNSENQHVTVLARQFTNHGLAVPADSWAGKVTAPATLSEAFNAAIQLEKDDAALYDTLLKQVSEPELTRVFTQLQSASLNMHLAELELYNK is encoded by the coding sequence ATGAAAGCGAAATGGTTTATGGGATTGGGATTGATAGTCGCCCTATTAGTTGGGCTATTTGCTGCAGTGGTTCCGTCCGATGCGCAAGCTTACGGATCGGGCGGCAGGGGTAACGGTACTGGTACTACCACGCCGGGAGCGCAAAACGGGGGCGGTTATGGAATGCAACCCGGTACAGGCATGGGAATGAATCAGGGAATGGGACAGATGCGCGGCGCTGGTGGCGCTCGGAACGGAATGGGTCAGCAGGGTACGGGTGCTTATGCTACCGTACTAAGTGAGCAAAGCGTAAATGCACTAAATCAGGCAATTCAGGAAGAATACCTTGCTCGCGCCACCTATCAAGCCATCCTAGCGAAATTCGGTCAGGTGCTACCTTTTTCCAATATTGTTAATTCGGAAAACCAGCATGTAACAGTCTTGGCTCGCCAGTTCACCAACCATGGGTTGGCAGTTCCGGCGGATAGTTGGGCGGGTAAGGTTACTGCGCCAGCTACCTTGAGTGAAGCCTTTAACGCCGCCATTCAGCTTGAAAAGGACGATGCTGCGCTGTACGACACTTTGCTGAAACAGGTCAGCGAACCGGAGTTAACTAGGGTCTTTACCCAATTGCAAAGCGCCTCGCTGAATATGCACCTTGCAGAATTGGAACTTTACAACAAATAA
- a CDS encoding response regulator transcription factor translates to MTKVLVVDDETNLVELVQSYLVREGYEVLTAFDGLEALELARANPPDLVVLDLMLPGLDGIEVCRQLRQFSDAYVIMLTAKTEEIDKIVGLSVGADDYLTKPFSPRELVARVKAMLRRPRSGAAGLSQPEVTPPHKLGDLVIDELRHEVRRQEEVISLTAREFALLVTLSAHPGRVFTRFQLLERVWGDEYYDDHVVDVHIANLRKKLETEPGSLQYIETVRGVGYRFEVRDIK, encoded by the coding sequence ATGACCAAAGTGCTGGTGGTGGACGATGAGACAAACTTGGTGGAACTGGTGCAAAGTTACTTGGTGCGGGAAGGCTATGAGGTATTGACTGCCTTTGACGGTCTGGAAGCTCTGGAATTAGCGCGTGCTAATCCCCCTGATTTGGTGGTGCTGGATTTGATGCTGCCGGGCTTAGATGGCATTGAGGTTTGCCGCCAACTTCGCCAGTTCTCCGATGCCTATGTCATAATGCTTACCGCTAAAACCGAAGAAATAGATAAAATTGTGGGACTATCGGTAGGGGCGGACGACTACCTTACCAAACCCTTCAGTCCACGTGAACTGGTAGCTAGAGTGAAGGCGATGTTAAGGCGACCTCGTAGTGGCGCTGCCGGATTATCCCAGCCTGAAGTTACTCCCCCTCACAAGTTAGGAGATTTGGTCATAGATGAATTGAGGCATGAGGTTAGGCGACAAGAAGAAGTAATCTCACTTACTGCTCGCGAGTTTGCCCTGTTGGTAACTCTCAGCGCACATCCGGGTCGGGTCTTTACTCGCTTCCAACTGCTGGAAAGGGTGTGGGGCGATGAATATTATGATGACCATGTGGTAGATGTTCATATCGCCAACCTGCGCAAAAAGCTAGAAACCGAACCCGGCAGCCTACAATATATTGAAACAGTGCGGGGAGTGGGTTATCGTTTTGAAGTTAGGGACATAAAATGA